From Kryptolebias marmoratus isolate JLee-2015 linkage group LG15, ASM164957v2, whole genome shotgun sequence, a single genomic window includes:
- the hdgfl3 gene encoding hepatoma-derived growth factor-related protein 3 isoform X2 produces the protein MARPRLRECKAGDLVFAKMKGYPHWPARIDELPEGAVKPPANKYPIFFFGTHETAFLGPKDLLPYKEYKDKFGKSNKRKGFNEGLWEIENNPGVKFTGYQVIQQQSSSETEVGGNAADGSSEGEEGDSVKEEDEKEKLKGDKTGSKRKKTATSKKSSKLSRISSGEDDLEKDGKDDDQKSSSEGGDHDNDFIQNTTDKPAAHGRTLNGENKKKRVM, from the exons ATGGCTCGACCACGGCTGCGGGAGTGCAAGGCAGGGGATCTGGTTTTCGCTAAGATGAAGGGATACCCGCACTGGCCGGCGCGG ATTGATGAGCTTCCAGAGGGAGCTGTCAAACCGCCTGCCAACAAGTACCCAATCTTCTTCTTTGGGACTCATGAAAC cgCATTCTTGGGTCCAAAGGATCTTCTGCCCTACAAAGAGTATAAAGACAAATTCGGTAAGTCCAACAAGAGGAAAGGTTTCAACGAAGGCCTGTGGGAGATCGAGAACAACCCCGGAGTGAAGTTCACAGGTTATCAG GTGATCCAGCAACAAAGCTCCTCAGAAACGGAGGTGGGGGGGAACGCCGCTGACGGCAGCAGCGAAGGTGAGGAAGGCGACTCCGTCAAGGAGGAGGACGAGAAGGAGAAGCTGAAGGGGGACAAGACGGGATCCAAGCGGAAAAAAACAGCCACTTCCAAG AAATCCTCAAAACTGTCGAGGATCTCCTCCGGAGAGGATGATCTGGAAAAGGACGGGAAAGATGACGACCAGAAGAGCAGCTCGGAGGGAGGAGACCATGACAACGACTTCATTCAGAACACCACTGACA AACCAGCTGCTCATGGAAGAACAttaaatggagaaaacaaaaaaaaacgagtgaTGTGA
- the hdgfl3 gene encoding hepatoma-derived growth factor-related protein 3 isoform X1, whose product MARPRLRECKAGDLVFAKMKGYPHWPARIDELPEGAVKPPANKYPIFFFGTHETAFLGPKDLLPYKEYKDKFGKSNKRKGFNEGLWEIENNPGVKFTGYQVIQQQSSSETEVGGNAADGSSEGEEGDSVKEEDEKEKLKGDKTGSKRKKTATSKQKSSKLSRISSGEDDLEKDGKDDDQKSSSEGGDHDNDFIQNTTDKPAAHGRTLNGENKKKRVM is encoded by the exons ATGGCTCGACCACGGCTGCGGGAGTGCAAGGCAGGGGATCTGGTTTTCGCTAAGATGAAGGGATACCCGCACTGGCCGGCGCGG ATTGATGAGCTTCCAGAGGGAGCTGTCAAACCGCCTGCCAACAAGTACCCAATCTTCTTCTTTGGGACTCATGAAAC cgCATTCTTGGGTCCAAAGGATCTTCTGCCCTACAAAGAGTATAAAGACAAATTCGGTAAGTCCAACAAGAGGAAAGGTTTCAACGAAGGCCTGTGGGAGATCGAGAACAACCCCGGAGTGAAGTTCACAGGTTATCAG GTGATCCAGCAACAAAGCTCCTCAGAAACGGAGGTGGGGGGGAACGCCGCTGACGGCAGCAGCGAAGGTGAGGAAGGCGACTCCGTCAAGGAGGAGGACGAGAAGGAGAAGCTGAAGGGGGACAAGACGGGATCCAAGCGGAAAAAAACAGCCACTTCCAAG CAGAAATCCTCAAAACTGTCGAGGATCTCCTCCGGAGAGGATGATCTGGAAAAGGACGGGAAAGATGACGACCAGAAGAGCAGCTCGGAGGGAGGAGACCATGACAACGACTTCATTCAGAACACCACTGACA AACCAGCTGCTCATGGAAGAACAttaaatggagaaaacaaaaaaaaacgagtgaTGTGA
- the hdgfl3 gene encoding hepatoma-derived growth factor-related protein 3 isoform X3, which translates to MARPRLRECKAGDLVFAKMKGYPHWPARIDELPEGAVKPPANKYPIFFFGTHETAFLGPKDLLPYKEYKDKFGKSNKRKGFNEGLWEIENNPGVKFTGYQVIQQQSSSETEVGGNAADGSSEGEEGDSVKEEDEKEKLKGDKTGSKRKKTATSKQKSSKLSRISSGEDDLEKDGKDDDQKSSSEGGDHDNDFIQNTTDSKNQLLMEEH; encoded by the exons ATGGCTCGACCACGGCTGCGGGAGTGCAAGGCAGGGGATCTGGTTTTCGCTAAGATGAAGGGATACCCGCACTGGCCGGCGCGG ATTGATGAGCTTCCAGAGGGAGCTGTCAAACCGCCTGCCAACAAGTACCCAATCTTCTTCTTTGGGACTCATGAAAC cgCATTCTTGGGTCCAAAGGATCTTCTGCCCTACAAAGAGTATAAAGACAAATTCGGTAAGTCCAACAAGAGGAAAGGTTTCAACGAAGGCCTGTGGGAGATCGAGAACAACCCCGGAGTGAAGTTCACAGGTTATCAG GTGATCCAGCAACAAAGCTCCTCAGAAACGGAGGTGGGGGGGAACGCCGCTGACGGCAGCAGCGAAGGTGAGGAAGGCGACTCCGTCAAGGAGGAGGACGAGAAGGAGAAGCTGAAGGGGGACAAGACGGGATCCAAGCGGAAAAAAACAGCCACTTCCAAG CAGAAATCCTCAAAACTGTCGAGGATCTCCTCCGGAGAGGATGATCTGGAAAAGGACGGGAAAGATGACGACCAGAAGAGCAGCTCGGAGGGAGGAGACCATGACAACGACTTCATTCAGAACACCACTGACAGTAAG AACCAGCTGCTCATGGAAGAACAttaa
- the hdgfl3 gene encoding hepatoma-derived growth factor-related protein 3 isoform X4, translated as MARPRLRECKAGDLVFAKMKGYPHWPARIDELPEGAVKPPANKYPIFFFGTHETAFLGPKDLLPYKEYKDKFGKSNKRKGFNEGLWEIENNPGVKFTGYQVIQQQSSSETEVGGNAADGSSEGEEGDSVKEEDEKEKLKGDKTGSKRKKTATSKKSSKLSRISSGEDDLEKDGKDDDQKSSSEGGDHDNDFIQNTTDSKNQLLMEEH; from the exons ATGGCTCGACCACGGCTGCGGGAGTGCAAGGCAGGGGATCTGGTTTTCGCTAAGATGAAGGGATACCCGCACTGGCCGGCGCGG ATTGATGAGCTTCCAGAGGGAGCTGTCAAACCGCCTGCCAACAAGTACCCAATCTTCTTCTTTGGGACTCATGAAAC cgCATTCTTGGGTCCAAAGGATCTTCTGCCCTACAAAGAGTATAAAGACAAATTCGGTAAGTCCAACAAGAGGAAAGGTTTCAACGAAGGCCTGTGGGAGATCGAGAACAACCCCGGAGTGAAGTTCACAGGTTATCAG GTGATCCAGCAACAAAGCTCCTCAGAAACGGAGGTGGGGGGGAACGCCGCTGACGGCAGCAGCGAAGGTGAGGAAGGCGACTCCGTCAAGGAGGAGGACGAGAAGGAGAAGCTGAAGGGGGACAAGACGGGATCCAAGCGGAAAAAAACAGCCACTTCCAAG AAATCCTCAAAACTGTCGAGGATCTCCTCCGGAGAGGATGATCTGGAAAAGGACGGGAAAGATGACGACCAGAAGAGCAGCTCGGAGGGAGGAGACCATGACAACGACTTCATTCAGAACACCACTGACAGTAAG AACCAGCTGCTCATGGAAGAACAttaa
- the hdgfl3 gene encoding hepatoma-derived growth factor-related protein 3 isoform X5: MARPRLRECKAGDLVFAKMKGYPHWPARIDELPEGAVKPPANKYPIFFFGTHETAFLGPKDLLPYKEYKDKFGKSNKRKGFNEGLWEIENNPGVKFTGYQVIQQQSSSETEVGGNAADGSSEGEEGDSVKEEDEKEKLKGDKTGSKRKKTATSKQKSSKLSRISSGEDDLEKDGKDDDQKSSSEGGDHDNDFIQNTTDSKLLMEEH, encoded by the exons ATGGCTCGACCACGGCTGCGGGAGTGCAAGGCAGGGGATCTGGTTTTCGCTAAGATGAAGGGATACCCGCACTGGCCGGCGCGG ATTGATGAGCTTCCAGAGGGAGCTGTCAAACCGCCTGCCAACAAGTACCCAATCTTCTTCTTTGGGACTCATGAAAC cgCATTCTTGGGTCCAAAGGATCTTCTGCCCTACAAAGAGTATAAAGACAAATTCGGTAAGTCCAACAAGAGGAAAGGTTTCAACGAAGGCCTGTGGGAGATCGAGAACAACCCCGGAGTGAAGTTCACAGGTTATCAG GTGATCCAGCAACAAAGCTCCTCAGAAACGGAGGTGGGGGGGAACGCCGCTGACGGCAGCAGCGAAGGTGAGGAAGGCGACTCCGTCAAGGAGGAGGACGAGAAGGAGAAGCTGAAGGGGGACAAGACGGGATCCAAGCGGAAAAAAACAGCCACTTCCAAG CAGAAATCCTCAAAACTGTCGAGGATCTCCTCCGGAGAGGATGATCTGGAAAAGGACGGGAAAGATGACGACCAGAAGAGCAGCTCGGAGGGAGGAGACCATGACAACGACTTCATTCAGAACACCACTGACAGTAAG CTGCTCATGGAAGAACAttaa
- the tssk6 gene encoding testis-specific serine/threonine-protein kinase 6, which translates to MNKTFMESHGYTFQSSLGEGTFGKVVKAHSTHLRRLVAVKVIDTKKVSASYIEKFLSREKEIMRTLKHPNVVRTHDIFESRLGTVYVVMELCSKGDISKLIAARGALNEYFSCQLFQQLCMAAQYLHSMNVAHRDLKCENLLLDVNCNLKVCDFGLSKTLTYVDGKMVLSETYCGTSHYAAPEILKNQPYNPKVSDVWSMGIVLYMMLYGSRPFNTANIKKMVKIQWEHKINFPNVPTISAEAKELIRGILHPDVEQRITISDILQSSWLLKGSKMEDSDKASTSTANTEQRALLDGKSKQELPPKSNSEAEEGPSAAGPPK; encoded by the exons ATGAACAAAACTTTCATGGAGAGCCATGGTTACACATTTCAGAGCTCACTTGGAGAAGGCACATTCGGCAAAGTTGTGAAAGCACACTCAACTCACCTGAGAAGATTAGTTGCTGTCAAAGTTATCGACACAAAAAAAGTCAGTGCCAGCTACATAGAGAAGTTTTTGTCTCGTGAAAAAGAAATTATGAGGACTTTAAAACATCCCAACGTTGTGAGGACTCATGACATCTTTGAATCCCGCCTGGGCACG GTCTATGTGGTGATGGAGCTCTGTTCGAAAGGCGACATCTCAAAGCTTATTGCTGCCAGAGGGGCCCTGAATGAATATTTCAGCTGCCAGCTTTTCCAGCAGCTGTGCATGGCAGCCCAATACCTTCATAGTATGAATGTGGCCCACAGAGATCTTAAATGTGAAAACCTGCTACTGGACGTGAACTGTAACCTCAAAGTGTGCGACTTTGGCCTCAGCAAGACACTCACTTATGTTGATGGCAAGATGGTGCTCAGTGAAACGTACTGCGGCACTTCACACTATGCAGCGCCTGAGATACTGAAAAATCAGCCCTACAACCCAAAAGTGTCTGACGTGTGGAGTATGGGCATTGTGTTATATATGATGCTCTACGGATCAAGGCCTTTTAACACCGCCAACATCAAAAAGATGGTGAAAATTCAATGGGAACACAAGATTAACTTCCCAAACGTGCCAACTATTTCAGCCGAAGCAAAGGAACTCATCAGAGGCATTCTGCACCCCGATGTGGAGCAGCGGATTACAATCAGTGACATACTGCAGAGCTCCTGGTTGTTAAAAGGAAGTAAAATGGAAGACAGTGACAAGGCCTCAACGTCAACAGCAAACACTGAACAGAGAGCACTTCTGGATGGAAAGTCCAAACAGGAGCTACCACCAAAAAGCAATTCAGAGGCAGAGGAAGGACCATCAGCTGCTGGCCCACCAAAATGA